One Ananas comosus cultivar F153 linkage group 1, ASM154086v1, whole genome shotgun sequence DNA window includes the following coding sequences:
- the LOC109724188 gene encoding late embryogenesis abundant protein 46-like produces the protein FIFYFPQAALRPSASSHFFFLFFPQAAPTPPRWALQAKAEKSTASHPAEKEAAEQHKQERIDEAEATKREAVTERHHDAAAAAAAAAAARGGGHVIGCQAAGGYVEPGVAESQPIAIATGMVRPSAAHNPRVGSEHPEPRGTGKGYT, from the coding sequence tttattttttatttccccCAAGCCGCCCTACGCCCTTCCGCCTCCTctcatttctttttccttttttttccccaagcCGCCCCTACGCCTCCCAGATGGGCTCTGCAGGCGAAGGCGGAGAAGTCGACGGCGTCACACCCGGCGgagaaggaggcggcggagcaGCACAAGCAGGAGAGGATCGACGAAGCCGAGGCCACCAAGCGGGAGGCGGTGACGGAGCGCCACCACGacgctgccgccgctgccgccgccgccgccgccgcccgcggtGGCGGTCATGTTATCGGGTGCCAGGCGGCGGGAGGGTACGTGGAGCCCGGCGTGGCGGAGTCGCAGCCGATCGCCATCGCGACGGGGATGGTGCGGCCGTCGGCGGCGCACAACCCCCGCGTCGGCAGCGAACACCCGGAGCCCCGTGGTACCGGCAAAGGATACACTTGA